A portion of the Malassezia japonica chromosome 3, complete sequence genome contains these proteins:
- the KES1 gene encoding Oxysterol binding protein (EggNog:ENOG503NU29; COG:T) gives MTDKMDAVPAEQRGGWMSFLKSIASFSGDLSKMTAPSFILSPVSLAEYPSYWGEQPDTLTAIIEGKTPEERMAAVLRWFIATLKGQYTSRNTSMGSEKKPLNPILGELFLGAWPASGERGETTLTAEQVSHHPPITAYALENAKAGVSVVGHSGQKTSFNGRSIHVQQVGHATLRLKRPEGEEVYLITLPTLTIDGLWYGSPYIELTDTSYIHSTTGLLATINYSGKGYFSGKAHSFTANVTKGSTSLLEAAGEWSGVSHVKKSTFLPANSVFWDSNAVPREEVTVAPIEKQGPTESRRVWKTVAEGIRTGNYDLASKDKSRIENEQRAIRKEREANGTKHKLTYFTHIESDPEYAGLAGPCKGLPATQESYVRAPSS, from the exons ATGACGGACAAGATGGATGCGGtgcccgccgagcagcgcggcggctggATGAGC TTTCTGAAATCGATTGCGAGCTTCTCTGGCGACCTGAGCAAGATGACGGCGCCTTCGTTCATTCTCTCGCCCGTGTCCCTGGCCGAGTACCCGTCGTATTGGGGCGAGCAGCCCGACACGCTCACTGCGATCATCGAGGGCAAGACGCCGGAGGAGCGCATGGCAGCTGTGCTGCGCTGGTTCATTGCGACGCTCAAGGGCCAATACACCTCGCGGAATACCTCGATGGGTTCCGAGAAGAAGCCGCTGAACCcgatcctcggcgagctcttcctcggcgcgtggcCCGCGTCGGGCGAGCGTGGCGAGACGACGCTCACTGCTGAGCAGGTGTCGCACCACCCACCGATCACCGCGTACGCCCTCGAGAACGCCAAGGCGGGCGTCTCGGTCGTGGGCCACAGCGGCCAAAAGACCTCCTTCAACGGCCGCTCGATCCATGTGCAGCAGGTCGGCCATGCGACCCTGCGCCTGAAGCGCCCGGAAGGCGAGGAGGTCTACCTGATTACCCTGCCCACGCTCACGATCGACGGCCTGTGGTACGGCTCGCCGTACATTGAACTCACCGACACGTCCTACATCCACTCCACGACCGGCCTTTTGGCTACGATCAACTACAGCGGCAAGGGCTACTTCTCCGGAAAGGCGCACTCGTTCACTGCAAACGTGACCAAGGGCTCGAcgtcgctcctcgaggccgccggcgagtGGTCGGGCGTGTCGCACGTCAAGAAGAGCACCTTCCTGCCGGCCAACTCGGTGTTCTGGGACTCGAACGCCGTGCCCCGTGAGGAGGTGACTGTCGCCCCGATCGAGAAGCAGGGACcgaccgagtcgcgccgcgtctgGAAGACGGTCGCCGAGGGCATCCGCACCGGCAACTACGACCTCGCCAGCAAGGACAAGTCGCGCATCGAGaacgagcagcgcgccatcCGCAAGGAACGCGAGGCCAACGGTACCAAGCACAAGCTCACCTACTTCACGCACATCGAGTCCGACCCGGAGTACGCGGGCCTCGCCGGGCCGTGCAAAGGCCTCCCCGCCACCCAAGAGAGCTACGTCCGCGCGCCGTCTTCGTAG
- the RPS8A gene encoding ribosomal protein S8A (EggNog:ENOG503NWB7; COG:J) gives MGITRDSRHKRSATGARRAYYRKKRQFELGRQPANTRIGAKRIHDVRVRGGNIKPRALRLESGNFAWGSENITAKTRILGVVYNASNNELVRTNTLVKGAVIQIDATPFRQAYEKHYGQPVTKRRVPGVQPPTEEVKRSQHVERKLAERRKDAKVDPIVEQQFGAGRLYAVISSRPGQSGRADGYILEGNELEFYARRLRNAKSKHA, from the coding sequence ATGGGTATTACTCGTGACTCCCGTCACAAGAGGTCGGCTaccggtgcgcgccgcgcctaCTACCGCAAGAAGAGGCAGTTTGAGCTGGGTCGCCAGCCCGCTAACACGCGTATTGGTGCCAAGCGTATCCACGACGTCCGCGTCCGTGGTGGCAACATCAAGCCCCGTGCTCTCCGTCTCGAGAGCGGCAACTTTGCCTGGGGCTCGGAGAACATCACTGCCAAGACCCGTATCCTGGGTGTGGTGTACAACGCCTCGAACAACGAGCTTGTCCGTACCAACACGCTCGTGAAGGGTGCCGTTATCCAGATTGACGCTACTCCTTTCCGCCAGGCGTACGAGAAGCACTACGGCCAGCCGGTGaccaagcgccgcgtgcccgGTGTGCAGCCCCCCACTGAGGAGGTCAAGAGGAgccagcacgtcgagcgcaagctcgctgagcgccgcaaggacGCCAAGGTTGACCCtatcgtcgagcagcagtTCGGTGCCGGTCGCCTCTACGCCGTCATCTCGAGCCGCCCCGGCCAGTCGGGCCGTGCTGACGGTTACATCCTCGAGGGCAACGAGCTGGAGTTCTACGCTCGTCGCCTCCGTAACGCCAAGTCCAAGCACGCCTAA
- the DIP2 gene encoding beta transducin (COG:A; EggNog:ENOG503NWQD): protein MVRSYERHEPTAAFSLVCSNAANGVLDADGKTAFLPALEDVLVWDMKLGVERGGWHEVGFRIAVTAIARAPYPNANKFAVGYADGSIRIWDQNTGAALLTFNGHQRAVTALAFDPAGVQLASGSQDTSVIVWDVVAESGLFRLKSHHEAISSVGFLADTENLSGPAPYLLTTARDGLLKLWDLRLQHCVETVVSGDEQLYSLAISRNTDNDGDALIATGGSNGQLRLWLASGDALRTGLRADERKRFIEGQGTAEMPAAQRVAQLAFSTSTNDSLLAALSGDRAVHIFRVRTLDEAHKKQQRKMKRAREKAERTGETDTTSAPPVTWATRIENYVTIRPSIGRVRSFSFPTGGALDPAQIGAPIPLLCTLTTNSAEIHTIPAIPRTKEEKRATEAQIACALELPGHRSDVRAVALSSDDSLLASVCGTGQLKVWNVRTGRCIRTLPVSAYALCVTWLPGDRYVLVGCKDGTLHSFDVPAGLAVETLEAHEGPIWSCAIHPSGLSAVTCSADKDVKFWEFEMTTPEADGDEVQGTQQLSLVHTRTLKVADDVLCARFSPDGKLLAISLLDNTVKVFYADSLKFFLSLYGHKLPVLALDISDDSKLCVTCSADKNVKIWGLDFGDCHKSIFAHDDSIMNVAFEHGQQGGGLMGGREGASHRFWTVGKDARVKYWDGDRFVGVQTLLGHHNEVWALATGRNGQLVVTAGADRSIRVWEKTDEPLFLEEEREKELEAMYESAAPTNEELGIGELAEGDDAPKPQVAEASAVSKATTESLMAGERVLDALTTADEDLQQRAAAEKAGQPASAIPINPVIQAAFGDAIEEVDTYKYVLKVVEKVPPTHLEDALLVLPFDRVVTLLQFLDVWVTKEWNVSLSARILFFLLRTHHAQIVSNRVMRTALLRLRTHLRDVLAKQKTMLGFNLAALRYLKQQEVANRTAELLEHSEVPIDELSEDVIREKIDAKAQRKRKLVVR, encoded by the coding sequence ATGGTGCGGTCGTATGAGCGGCACGAGCCGACCGCGGCCTTCTCGCTGGTGTGCTCCAATGCCGCCAACGGAGTGCTGGATGCGGATGGGAAAACGGCATTTCTGCCGGCACTCGAAGACGTGCTGGTGTGGGACATGAAACTCGGCGTGGAGCGGGGGGGGTGGCACGAAGTCGGCTTCCGCATCGCCGTCACCGCCATCGCACGCGCCCCATACCCGAATGCAAACAAATTCGCGGTGGGGTACGCAGATGGATCGATCAGGATCTGGGACCAGAACACGGGGGCCGCTTTGCTCACGTTCAACGGAcaccagcgcgccgtgaCAGCGCTCGCATTTGACCCGGCgggcgtgcagctcgcAAGCGGCAGCCAGGATACCAGCGTGATTGTGTGGGACGTCGTCGCAGAGTCGGGCTTGTTCCGCCTCAAGAGCCACCACGAGGCGATCTCCAGCGTCGGTTTTCTCGCAGACACGGAAAACCTCTCGGGGCCGGCGCCGTACCTCTTGACcaccgcgcgcgacggacTGCTCAAGCTGTGGGATTTACGGCTGCAGCACTGCGTCGAGACAGTCGTCTCGGGTGACGAGCAGCTGTACAGTCTCGCCATCTCGCGGAATACGGACaacgacggcgacgcgctgatcgcgaccggcggcagcaacggccagctgcgcctgtggctcgcgtcgggcgacgcgctgcgcacggggctgcgcgccgacgagcgcaagcgcttcATCGAGGGACAAGGCACGGCGGAAATGCCGGCGGcacagcgcgtcgcacagcTCGCATTTAGCACGTCGACCAACGACAGcctgcttgcggcgctcagcggcgaccgcgccgtgcaCATCTTCCGCGTCCGGACCCTGGACGAGGCCCACAagaagcagcagcgcaagatgaagcgcgcgcgcgaaaaggccgagcgcaccggcgagaCGGATACGACCAGCGCCCCGCCGGTGAcgtgggcgacgcgcatcgAAAACTACGTCACGATCCGCCCTTCGAtcggccgcgtgcgcagcttctCGTTCCcgacgggcggcgcgctcgacccTGCGCAGATCGGCGCGCCAATCCCACTGCTCTGCACGCTGACGACCAACTCGGCAGAAATTCATACCATTCCCGCCATCCCGCGCACCAAGGAAGAGAAGCGCGCGACAGAGGCGCAGATTGCCtgtgcgctcgagctgccggGGCACCGCAGCGACGTACGTGCGGTGGCGCTGTCGTCGGACGACTCGCTCCTCGCCTCGGTCTGTGGCACGGGGCAGCTCAAGGTGTGGAACGTACGCACCGGACGCTGCATCCGGACGCTGCCTGTTTCTGCCTACGCGCTGTGTGTCACCTGGCTCCCGGGCGACCGCTACGTGCTCGTAGGATGCAAGgacggcacgctgcacTCGTTTGATGTGCCGGCCGGCCTCGCAGTCGAGACCCTCGAGGCACACGAGGGGCCGATctggagctgcgccatACACCCCAGCGGCTTGAGCGCGGTGACGTGCAGTGCAGACAAGGACGTCAAGTTTTGGGAGTTTGAAATGAccacgcccgaggcggacggcgacgaggtgcaAGGGACGCAGCAGCTCTCGCTCGTGCACACCCGCACGCTcaaggtcgccgacgacgtgctcTGCGCGCGTTTCTCGCCCGACGGCAAGCTCCTCGCGATCTCGCTTCTGGACAACACGGTCAAGGTATTCTATGCAGACTCGCTCAAGTTCTTCCTGAGCCTGTACGGCCACAAGCTTCcggtgcttgcgctggaCATCTCCGACGACTCCAAGCTCTGTGTGACGTGCTCCGCGGACAAGAACGTGAAGATCTGGGGCCTCGACTTTGGCGACTGCCACAAGAGTATCTTTGCCCACGACGACTCGATCATGAACGTCGCCTTTGAGCACGGCCAGCAAGGCGGCGGTCTAATGGGCGGCCGCGAAGGTGCGAGCCACCGCTTCTGGACCGTTGGCAAAGATGCACGCGTCAAGTACTGGGACGGTGACCGCTTTGTCGGCGTCCAGACCCTCCTCGGCCACCACAACGAGGTGTGGGCGCTGGCAACCGGCCGCAACGGCCAGCTAGTCGtcacggccggcgccgaccgcaGTATCCGTGTGTGGGAAAAGACCGACGAGCCCCTCTTCCTCGAGGAAGAGCGCGagaaggagctcgaggcaaTGTACGAGTCTGCGGCGCCCACCAACGAGGAACTCGGTATCGgtgagctcgccgagggtgacgacgcgcccaagccgcaggtcgccgaggcgagcgccgtgtccaAGGCCAcgaccgagtcgctgatggccggcgagcgcgtgctcgacgcgctgaccaccgcggacgaggacctgcagcagcgtgcggccgccgaaAAGGCAGGGCAGCCCGCGAGTGCGATCCCCATCAACCCCGTGATCCAGGCGGCGTTTGGCGACGCGATCGAAGAGGTGGACACGTACAAGTACGTGCTCAAGGTCGTGGAAAAGgtgccgccgacgcaccTCGAAGATGCGCTGCTGGTGCTGCCTTTTGATCGCGTCGTGACCCTGTTGCAGTTTCTCGACGTGTGGGTGACCAAGGAGTGGAACGTGTCGCTCTCGGCACGCATCCTCTTCTTcctcctgcgcacgcaccacGCGCAGATCGTGTCGAACCGCGtgatgcgcaccgcgctgctgcggctgcgcacgcacctgcgcgacgtgctcgcgAAGCAAAAGACCATGCTCGGCTTCAACCTTGCGGCCCTGCGCTACCTCAAGCAGCAGGAGGTGGCGaaccgcaccgccgagctcctcgagcacaGCGAGGTGCcgatcgacgagctgtCCGAGGACGTGATCCGCGAAAAGATCGatgccaaggcgcagcgcaagcgcaagttGGTCGTACGATAA
- the GYP5 gene encoding GTPase-activating protein (EggNog:ENOG503NVJ8; COG:S): MGRGDPKGSGADVTREDGASKKAPSKLVVTEEDEAETSASTAETEGDDSTEYTDETGSKRTQSDSETASSEEDDDDETETESVVTSSTRTDDDDDDDDEEEEEDDDEEEEEEDEEEEEDDDEESDASSTHTTTTERRPASVTDAGLSSAAIRETQKTVPVHDKNDPLDLEVAKALVASAPRSDPLSPSVGAESMLEPTTYIQNPFSEQSPPKPDVEGLTKSADALHVDKSKPPLGARQMAATEKAERMNDSEYDLILARMVAQNRKLNQDPRAMRRSALGIGKLRQSFERLQQRNQARSEAEAEGLGAASTEFGVGTVLKEDDPSHAHELSDEAAEKIDWEFWGGLINDYSTILATSPIELSKAIYSGIPAALRGMMWQLLSSSKDEDLEAQYAKYLALPCPHERAIRRDLNRTFPGQEYFQDARGVGQEHLYNVVKAYSLYDPECGYCQGMQFIVGPLLLNMPDEEAFSTLVRLMQNYDLRGHFIPNMPSLQLRLYQFDRLVEETQPVLHLHFVRRGIKSSMYASQWFMTRTSYRFPLEVVYRILDSIFAEGIEAMFRFALALLQKNEEKLLTLDFEECLNFLKLNLVDAYMTQPEEDGEKKGEPHVRTGELVRDAFAVKISPHTLDTFANEFFDQAKSANERTIEMDALRMVNRNLRLKVQALEEELNQVSSEHVDLIKRVVMSKLSQEEMAEELVRYKVMYAEAVLQNEVSGGRQPSPSTSMSVDST, translated from the exons ATGGGTCGCGGTGACCCGAAAGGATCGGGTGCAGATGTGACGCGTGAGGACGGCGCAAGCAAGAAGGCGCCGTCGAAACTCGTGGTCACCGAAGAAGATGAGGCCGAGACCTCGGCCAGCACCGCCGAGACGGAAGGCGACGATTCGACCGAATATACCGACGAGACGGGAAGCAAGCGGACGCAGTCTGACAGCGAGACCGCTAGCTCGGAAGAggacgatgacgacgagACCGAGACCGAAAGTGTCGTCACGTCCTCGACCCGGACggacgacgatgacgacgacgacgacgaagaagaagaagaggacgacgatgaagaggaagaggaagaagacgaagaggaggaagaggacgacgacgaggaatCGGATGCCTCCTCGACACACACCACAACGACCGAACGCCGGCCCGCCTCGGTCACCGACGCGGGCCTGTCTTCGGCGGCCATCCGTGAGACGCAAAAGACGGTGCCTGTCCACGACAAGAACGATCCTTTAGATCTCGAGGTGGCCAAGGCACTCGTCGcctctgcgccgcgctccgaCCCGCTCTCACCGTCGGTCGGTGCCGAGTCCATGCTGGAACCGACGACCTATATTCAGAACCCCTTCTCGGAGCAGTCGCCGCCTAAGCCCGACGTCGAGGGACTGACCAAGAGTGCAGATGCGCTCCATGTGGACAAGTCCAAGCCGCCGCTTGGCGCCCGGCAGATGGCTGCTACGGAGAAAGCTGAGCGCATGAACGACTCGGAATACGACCTGATCCTTGCACGGATGGTCGCACAGAACCGCAAGCTGAACCAGGACCCAcgtgcgatgcgccgcagcgcgctgggTATCGGCAAGCTGCGCCAGAGCTttgagcgtctgcagcagcgGAATCAGGCccgcagcgaggcggaAGCCGAAggactcggcgcggcgagtaCCGAGTTTGGCGTGGGAACCGTGCTGAAAGAAGACGATCCATCTCATGCACATGAGCtctcggacgaggccgcggaAAAGATCGACTGGGAATTCTGGGGCGGCCTTATCAACGACTACAGCACGATCCTGGCCACTTCTCCAATCGAGCTGAGCAAGGCAATCTACTCTGGTATCCCCGCAGCGCTGCGTGGTATGATGTGGCAGCTGCTGAGCAGCAGCAAGGACGAGGatctcgaggcgcagtaTGCCAAGTATCTCGCCCTGCCGTGTCCCCACGAGCGTGCGATTCGCCGGGATTTGAACCGCACCTTCCCTGGTCAAGAGTACTTCCAGGATGCACGTGGTGTGGGCCAGGAGCATTTGTACAATGTGGTCAAGGCATATTCGCTATATGATCCCGAGTGTGGGTACTGCCAAGGTATGCAATTCATTGTCGGTCCCCTCTTGCTCAACATGCCGGACGAAGAGGCCTTTAGCACGCTGGTGCGGCTCATGCAGAACTACGACCTGCGTGGCCACTTTATCCCCAATATGCCCTCACtccagctgcgcctgtACCAGTTCGACCGCCTCGTGGAAGAGACGCAGCCGGTGCTGCACCTGCACTTTGTGCGCCGTGGAATCAAGAGCAGCATGTATGCTAGCCAATGGTTCATGACACGTAC TTCGTACCGCTTCCCATTGGAAGTGGTGTATCGCATTCTCGACTCCATTTTCGCCGAAGGCATCGAGGCCATGTTCCGCTTCGCGCTGGCTCTCTTGCAAAAGAACGAGGAGAAGCTACTCACCTTGGATTTTGAAGAATGCCTCAACTTCCTCAAGCTCAACCTTGTGGACGCCTACATG ACCCAACCCGAGGAGGACGGAGAGAAGAAGGGCGAGCCGCATGTGCGGACCGGCGAGCTGGTCCGCGATGCGTTTGCCGTCAAGATCTCGCCGCACACCCTTGACACGTTTGCGAACGAATTCTTCGATCAGGCCAAGTCGGCCAACGAGCGCACAATCGAGatggatgcgctgcgcatggTCAATCGCAACTTGCGTCTCAAGGTGCAGGCCCTCGAAGAGGAGCTGAACCAGGTCAGCTCGGAGCACGTGGACCTCATCAAGCGTGTCGTCATGTCCAAACTGTCTCAAGAGGAGATGGCCGAGGAACTCGTCCGCTACAAGGTCATGTACGCCGAAGCCGTCCTCCAAAACGAGGTTTCGGGCGGCCGCCAGCCATCGCCCTCCACCTCCATGTCGGTCGATTCGACGTAG
- a CDS encoding uncharacterized protein (COG:O; EggNog:ENOG503NW1T) translates to MPNYYPLKGNFEGSHPGTEQCWSDHRRPIDTARGEIAEWVLVDGTPSTCTNIGLFTLNALLGTPDAPPATLVVSGPNFGRNTGTAFSVSSGTLGAALAGSLGGVRGVAISYGHFASNPPTLEPRENVPKLSKEECTEVTALACKYCVSILQQLWDGWAKDAQVQVYSINVPLCETLKAPKVCWTRIWHSQHVQQYPLPSEGREDADRLLPLGVPIHAVQQEANASYLDFRPNLARAMRPVGDEPLEEGTDAWAMCHGYIGISRLVACFEQVRSDDVAPPTCPL, encoded by the exons ATGCCAAA TTATTACCCTCTCAAGGGCAATTTTGAGGGGTCGCATCCGGGCACCGAGCAGTGCTGGAGCGACCATCGCCGCCCGATTGAcacggcgcgtggcgaAATTGCCGAGTGGGTCCTGGTGGATGGC ACGCCTTCTACGTGCACTAATATTGGCCTCTTTACGCTGAATGCGCTCCTGGGCACGCCGGACGCGCCACCTGCCACGCTGGTGGTTTCCGGTCCGAACTTTGGGCGCAATACCGGCACGGCGTTCTCGGTATCCTCGGGGACGCTCGGTGCGGCACTTGCGGGGTCGCttggcggcgtgcgtggtGTGGCAATCAGCTACGGCCACTTTGCGTCCAACCCCCCTACGCTCGAACCGCGCGAGAATGTGCCGAAACTGAGCAAGGAGGAGTGCACCGAGGTGACGGCGCTTGCATGCAAATACTGTGTATCAATTCTGCAACAGCTATGGGACGGATGGGCAAAGGACGCCCAGGTCCAGGTCTACTCGATCAATGTCCCCCTCTGTGAAACGCTGAAAGCGCCAAAGGTGTGCTGGACACGCATTTGGCACAGCCAACATGTGCAGCAATATCCCCTGCCTTCAGAGGGCCGCGAGGATGCGGACCGTCTCCTCCCGCTTGGCGTGCCTATCCATGCGGTGCAGCAGGAGGCGAACGCGTCCTACCTCGACTTTCGCCCGAACCTCGCGCGGGCCATGCGCccggtcggcgacgagccgctggAAGAGGGGACCGATGCATGGGCCATGTGCCATGGCTATATCGGCATCTCGCGGCTTGTCGCCTGTttcgagcaggtgcgctCCGACGACGTCGCTCCGCCCACATGTCCCTTGTAG
- the OSH3 gene encoding Oxysterol-binding protein 3 (EggNog:ENOG503NVUP; COG:I; BUSCO:EOG09261QYO): MEASNSPVLHSGWVLKKKKKKMQGYAKRWLILFQDGTLSYALAPEKESRGIIDVPHASVSSDIRHGTIHVDSGSNVFHFKMLSDTDFDTWRNKMRKFLHVGSGQDASVSDLKPAVHSIDRADDIVRSSIQTLTNVQAAQRIPEVGAVITALQELETEHAQIRQTLSRRGDGSVSRSSTPASAAGVGAGAAAGVAGGAGAGLLASSATSQSGADDGDFYDAYDDFDGVEYQIEEDTGRAGEENDDDDQDEGGEDDSDNEEGNAPAVAAVPTGASQGKAVTYRKELPAPVSGEEVSLFSMLKKNVGKDLSTISFPVTFNCPLSLLQAAAEEYEYAPDLLERAATAKDSIDRISLVGAFAVSGYASTAHRSSRKPFNPLLGETFECVRTDRDLFFVAEKVVHRPPIVAAYAQGKGWKATSCGTVKNKFWGKSLELISEGCNIVELDSGDVYSISKPSSFMRNLLAGNKYLEHVGEMTVVNLKTNERLVIQFKESSMFGGPASRNHITGTVYDANNSETASIKGKWDEQVARQVGKDHLQVLWEANSMPPNPDKYYGFTYFALSLNEITPDIKNVLPPTDSRLRPDQRALENGEVDDAEALKHTLENEQRERRKQLEESGQSYKPQWFRPNSKSGPDEPEFVYGGPDGKEYHQERQKVEQQQENWNVDGAKIFEVNQ, encoded by the exons ATGGAGGCAAGCAACTCCCCTGTCCTGCATTCGGGATGGGTCCTtaagaagaagaagaagaagatGCAAG GTTACGCCAAGCGTTGGCTGATCTTGTTCCAGGACGGTACACTGTCCTACGCACTGGCCCCCGAGAAGGAGTCGCGTGGCATTATCGACGTTCCCCACGCCAGTGTCAGCTCGGACATCCGCCATG GCACCATCCACGTCGACAGTGGCTCGAACGTCTTCC ATTTCAAAATGTTGAGCGACACCGACTTTGACACCTGGCGTAACAAGATGCGCAAGTTCCTGCACGTTGGCAGCGGCCAGGATGCTAGCGTGAGCGACCTGAAGCCGGCCGTGCACAGCATCGACCGTGCGGATGACATCGTCCGCTCTAGCATCCAGACGCTGACCAATgtccaggcggcgcagcgtaTCCCGGAGGTCGGTGCGGTGATCACTGCcctgcaggagctcgagacggaGCACGCCCAGATCCGCCAGACGCTctcgcgtcgcggcgacggcagcgTTTCTCGCTCCAGCACCCCAGCGAGTGCCGCGGGTGTgggcgcgggcgctgcCGCGGGCGTTGCGGGCGGTGCCGGTGCGGGACTgctcgcgagctcggcgacgtcgcaGAGTGGAGCCGATGATGGTGACTTCTACGATGCATACGACGACTTTGATGGCGTCGAGTACCAGATCGAGGAGGACACGGGCCGTGCCGGTGAAGAAAATGACGATGACGACCAAGACGAGGGCGGCGAAGACGACAGCGACAACGAGGAGGGCAATGCTCCGGCGGTCGCTGCCGTGCCGACCGGCGCTTCGCAAGGCAAGGCGGTGACCTATCGCAAGGAGCTGCCTGCCCCGGTGTCGGGCGAGGAAGTGTCGCTCTTCAGCATGCTTAAGAAGAACGTGGGCAAGGACCTGTCGACCATTTCCTTCCCTGTGACCTTCAACTGCCCCTTGTCTCTTCTGCAGGCTGCCGCCGAGGAGTACGAGTACGCTCCTGACCTGCTGGAGCGTGCTGCGACCGCCAAGGACAGTATCGACCGTATCTCGCTGGTTGGTGCGTTTGCCGTCAGTGGATACGCGTCGACGGCCCACCGCTCGAGCCGTAAGCCGTTCAACCCGCTGCTAGGTGAGACGTTCGagtgcgtgcgcaccgaccgTGACCTCTTCTTTGTTGCGGAGAAGGTTGTGCACCGCCCTCCGATCGTTGCCGCCTACGCGCAAGGCAAGGGCTGGAAGGCGACTTCCTGCGGCACCGTCAAGAACAAGTTCTGGGGcaagtcgctcgagctcaTCTCCGAGGGTTGCAACATTGTCGAGCTGGACAGCGGAGATGTGTACAGTATCAGCAAGCCCAGCTCGTTCATGCGCAATCTCCTGGCGGGCAACAAATACCTGGAGCACGTCGGTGAGATGACCGTTGTCAACCTCAAGACTAACGAGCGTCTCGTGATTCAGTTCAAGGAGTCGTCCATGTTTGGTGGTCCCGCCTCACGCAACCACATCACTGGTACGGTGTATGATGCGAACAACTCGGAAACCGCTTCGATCAAGGGCAAGTGGGACGAGCAGGTCGCTCGCCAGGTCGGCAAGGACCACCTGCAGGTGCTCTGGGAGGCGAATTCCATGCCGCCGAACCCTGACAAGTACTATGGCTTCACTTACTTCGCTTTGTCGCTCAATGAGATCACGCCAGACATCAAGAACGTTCTGCCCCCGACCGACTCGCGTCTGCGTCCCGACCAACGTGCGCTGGAGAACGGCGAGGTGGATGATGCAGAGGCGCTCAAGCACACTCTTGAAAatgagcagcgcgagcgccgcaagcagctcgaggagtCAGGCCAGAGCTACAAGCCGCAGTGGTTCCGCCCTAACTCGAAATCGGGCCCTGACGAGCCCGAGTTTGTGTACGGTGGTCCAGACGGCAAAGAATATCACCAGGAACGCCAAAAGGTCGAACAACAACAAGAAAACTGGAACGTGGACGGCGCCAAGATCTTTGAAGTGAATCAGTGA